In one Roseomonas haemaphysalidis genomic region, the following are encoded:
- a CDS encoding PfkB family carbohydrate kinase: MSRLLVLGNAGIDLVCPVPHLPGAGETLVADGQSRAPGGKGLNQAVVAARAGAAVLFAAPVGRDAAAAEVSAALRAEPLASVSLLPQDAATDLSLLMVAPDGENCILTLGAAADALSPAAALLALEPLQQGDMLLLQGNLSAPATLAAVQAARGRGASVMLNTAPMRWDMRPLLPLCAVVVANDGEAAAITELHDGAAAAALHAMGAGCAVVTLGAGGCAMAGPGGLRRHPAQPARAVDTAGAGDTFCGVLAAWLLRGHAMDDAVAAAQRAAAVTVSRPGAFASLPTAAELKAILA; encoded by the coding sequence CAATGCCGGCATCGACCTCGTGTGTCCGGTGCCGCACCTGCCGGGGGCGGGGGAAACGCTGGTGGCGGACGGGCAAAGCCGCGCACCCGGCGGCAAGGGGCTGAATCAGGCGGTGGTGGCGGCCCGCGCCGGGGCCGCCGTGCTGTTCGCCGCCCCCGTGGGGCGGGACGCCGCGGCGGCGGAGGTGAGCGCGGCGCTGCGGGCCGAGCCCTTGGCCAGCGTTTCGCTGCTGCCGCAGGACGCGGCGACCGACCTGTCGCTGCTGATGGTCGCGCCGGACGGGGAGAACTGCATCCTGACCCTGGGCGCCGCCGCCGATGCGCTGTCCCCCGCGGCGGCGCTGCTGGCGCTGGAGCCGCTGCAACAGGGCGACATGCTGCTGCTGCAGGGCAACCTGTCCGCCCCCGCCACGCTGGCCGCCGTTCAGGCGGCGCGGGGGCGCGGCGCGTCTGTCATGCTCAACACCGCGCCGATGCGCTGGGACATGCGGCCGCTGTTGCCGCTCTGCGCCGTGGTGGTGGCCAACGACGGCGAGGCGGCGGCCATCACGGAACTGCATGACGGGGCGGCCGCGGCCGCGCTGCATGCCATGGGCGCGGGCTGCGCGGTGGTGACGCTGGGCGCCGGCGGCTGCGCCATGGCGGGCCCCGGCGGGTTGCGCCGGCACCCCGCCCAGCCCGCGCGCGCGGTGGATACGGCGGGCGCCGGGGATACCTTCTGCGGCGTGCTGGCCGCCTGGCTGCTGCGAGGCCACGCCATGGACGACGCGGTCGCGGCGGCGCAGCGTGCCGCGGCGGTGACGGTGTCCCGCCCCGGCGCCTTCGCGTCCCTGCCCACGGCGGCCGAGCTGAAGGCTATCCTCGCGTGA
- a CDS encoding ABC transporter ATP-binding protein has translation MAGFSVDLGPASRRVRVVEDVSLTLYPGRITCVVGESGSGKSVTAMALMRLLAPGQYAIRADTLRFEGDDIAGLDERGMARLRGNRMAMVFQEPMTSLNPVFTIGDQVGEALRVHRGLSGAQARTRALEVLRQVQIPAPEKRLDSYPHQLSGGMRQRVMIAMALACEPALLIADEPTTALDVTIQAQILALLAALREQHGTGILFITHNLGVVAEIADEVAVMYAGRIVERAPAAALFADAQHPYTLALLAAMPALSGTADRLEPIPGRMPAPGEMPVGCRFATRCPFAAPECAETPPLRELGPGHHVACWRAPVEALA, from the coding sequence ATGGCGGGCTTCAGCGTCGACCTCGGGCCGGCGTCGCGGCGCGTGCGGGTGGTGGAGGACGTGTCGCTCACGCTCTATCCCGGGCGCATCACCTGCGTGGTGGGGGAAAGCGGCTCGGGCAAGAGTGTCACCGCCATGGCGCTGATGCGCCTGCTGGCGCCGGGGCAATACGCCATCCGCGCGGACACGCTGCGCTTCGAGGGCGACGACATCGCCGGGCTGGACGAGCGCGGCATGGCGCGGCTGCGCGGCAACCGCATGGCCATGGTGTTCCAGGAGCCGATGACCTCACTGAACCCGGTGTTTACCATCGGCGACCAGGTGGGGGAGGCGCTGCGGGTGCATCGCGGCCTGTCGGGCGCGCAGGCGCGGACCCGCGCGCTGGAGGTGCTGCGGCAGGTGCAGATCCCGGCGCCCGAGAAGCGGCTGGACAGCTATCCGCACCAGCTTTCGGGCGGCATGCGGCAGCGGGTGATGATCGCCATGGCGCTGGCATGCGAGCCCGCACTGCTGATCGCTGACGAGCCGACCACGGCGCTGGACGTCACCATCCAGGCGCAGATCCTGGCGCTGCTGGCGGCGCTGCGGGAACAGCACGGCACTGGCATCCTGTTCATCACCCACAACCTTGGCGTGGTGGCCGAGATCGCGGACGAGGTGGCGGTGATGTATGCCGGCCGCATTGTCGAGCGCGCGCCGGCCGCCGCCCTGTTCGCCGACGCGCAGCACCCTTATACGCTGGCGCTGCTAGCGGCGATGCCGGCGCTGTCCGGCACCGCCGACCGGCTGGAGCCGATCCCCGGCCGCATGCCGGCGCCGGGCGAGATGCCGGTGGGCTGCCGCTTCGCCACCCGCTGTCCCTTTGCGGCACCCGAATGCGCCGAAACGCCGCCGCTGCGCGAGCTTGGCCCGGGCCACCACGTCGCCTGCTGGCGCGCGCCGGTGGAGGCGCTGGCATGA
- a CDS encoding ABC transporter ATP-binding protein encodes MTLLRAENLHRAYPLPGGRSLRAVDGIDLTLRRGETLAIVGESGCGKSTLGRLLLRLEEADEGRILLDGTDLRGLRGAALRDMRRRVQVVFQDPYGSLNPRERIRDALVRPMLLHRLCDRAEAERRAGALMERVGLSPAQLDRLPHQFSGGQRQRIAIARALSVGPELIVCDEPVSALDVSVQAQVVNLLQDLQHEDGLALVFISHDLAVVRHLAHHVAVIYAGRVVEAGTAETLFADPRHPYTRALLEAAPRTDTGPRAHAALAGEPPNPAAPPPGCRFAARCPAAQAVCREEPQPPLREIAATHRAACHFAEALPPFILLDAAPPAATPLAARIGAYRAARNRADAGDAA; translated from the coding sequence ATGACCCTGCTGCGCGCCGAGAACCTCCACCGCGCCTACCCCCTGCCCGGCGGCCGCAGCCTGCGGGCGGTGGACGGCATCGACCTGACGCTCAGGCGCGGCGAAACGCTGGCGATCGTCGGCGAAAGCGGCTGCGGCAAGAGCACGCTGGGCCGCCTGTTGTTGCGGCTGGAGGAAGCGGATGAGGGCCGCATCCTGCTGGACGGCACTGACCTGCGCGGGCTGCGCGGCGCCGCGCTGCGCGACATGCGCCGCCGCGTGCAGGTGGTGTTCCAGGACCCCTACGGCTCGCTGAACCCGCGCGAGCGTATCCGCGACGCGCTGGTGCGGCCCATGCTGCTGCACCGGCTGTGCGACCGTGCCGAGGCGGAGCGCCGCGCCGGCGCGCTGATGGAGCGCGTCGGCCTGTCGCCCGCGCAGCTCGACCGGTTGCCGCACCAGTTCAGCGGCGGGCAGCGGCAGCGCATCGCCATCGCCCGCGCGCTGTCGGTCGGGCCGGAGCTGATTGTCTGCGACGAGCCGGTGTCGGCGCTGGATGTCTCGGTGCAGGCGCAGGTCGTGAACCTGTTGCAGGACCTGCAGCACGAGGACGGGCTGGCGCTGGTCTTCATCAGCCACGACCTCGCGGTGGTGCGCCACCTGGCCCACCATGTGGCGGTGATCTATGCCGGGCGGGTGGTGGAGGCGGGGACGGCCGAGACCCTCTTCGCTGACCCGCGCCACCCCTACACCCGTGCTCTGCTGGAAGCCGCCCCGCGCACCGACACCGGCCCCCGCGCCCATGCCGCGCTGGCGGGCGAGCCGCCCAACCCCGCCGCCCCGCCCCCCGGCTGCCGCTTCGCCGCCCGCTGCCCGGCGGCGCAGGCGGTGTGCCGAGAGGAGCCGCAGCCGCCCTTGCGCGAGATTGCCGCGACCCACCGGGCCGCCTGCCACTTCGCGGAAGCCCTGCCGCCCTTCATCCTGCTGGACGCGGCGCCGCCGGCCGCCACACCGCTCGCCGCCCGCATCGGCGCCTATCGCGCCGCGCGCAACCGCGCTGACGCCGGAGACGCCGCATGA
- a CDS encoding ABC transporter permease, whose protein sequence is MRMIAGRLLALLPVLFGICVLSFALLASVPGDPVTAMLGLEADPAAIATLRAKYALDQPLPLRFLAWFWQVLQGDLGRSIQTGRPVLAMIGDALVPTLQLALAALLVSLLIAIPAGVVAATRRNGVADFAATLVALCGLSLPSFWLGILLIMGFSIALPILPSSGHVPLLADPVEALRHLALPALTLGAAMAAATMRMTRAAMIEVLSADYIRTARAKGLPGRRVVWRHALRNALMPVVTLVGLQLGQLLGGVVVTESVFSWPGIGKLTVDAIFARDVPVVQGAILVTATLFVLINLLTDLLYTVLDPRLRSRG, encoded by the coding sequence ATGAGGATGATCGCCGGGCGCCTGCTGGCGCTGCTGCCGGTGCTGTTCGGCATCTGCGTGCTGTCCTTCGCGCTGTTGGCCAGCGTGCCGGGGGACCCGGTGACGGCGATGCTGGGGCTGGAGGCGGACCCTGCCGCCATCGCCACGCTGCGCGCGAAGTACGCGCTGGACCAGCCGCTGCCGCTGCGCTTCCTGGCCTGGTTCTGGCAGGTGCTGCAGGGCGATCTCGGCCGCTCCATCCAGACCGGGCGCCCCGTGCTGGCGATGATTGGGGATGCGCTGGTGCCGACGCTGCAGCTCGCCCTGGCGGCGCTGCTGGTGTCGCTCCTCATCGCCATTCCCGCCGGCGTGGTGGCCGCTACCCGGCGCAATGGCGTGGCGGACTTCGCGGCGACGCTGGTGGCGCTGTGCGGGCTGTCGCTGCCCTCTTTCTGGCTGGGTATCCTGCTGATCATGGGCTTTTCCATCGCGCTGCCCATCCTGCCCTCCTCCGGCCATGTGCCGCTGTTGGCGGACCCGGTGGAAGCGTTGCGCCACCTAGCACTGCCCGCGCTGACGCTGGGCGCCGCCATGGCGGCCGCCACCATGCGCATGACCCGCGCCGCGATGATCGAGGTCCTGTCCGCCGACTACATCCGCACCGCCCGCGCCAAGGGTCTGCCCGGCCGCCGCGTGGTGTGGCGGCACGCGCTGCGCAACGCGCTGATGCCGGTGGTGACGCTGGTGGGGCTGCAGCTCGGCCAGTTGCTGGGCGGCGTGGTGGTGACGGAAAGCGTGTTCTCCTGGCCCGGCATCGGCAAGCTGACGGTGGATGCCATTTTCGCCCGCGACGTGCCGGTGGTGCAGGGCGCCATCCTGGTCACCGCCACGCTGTTCGTCTTGATCAACCTGCTGACCGACCTGCTCTACACCGTGCTCGACCCCCGCCTCAGGAGCCGCGGATGA
- a CDS encoding ABC transporter permease has translation MSAGLHDRAPVWRRLLRDPRAVAGMVLIGLALLGALLAPLLPLPGPEAPDFLATLAPPGGAHPLGTDDLGRDTLSRILAGARVSLLVGLASVAAALVIGGTLGLLAGFLGGWVDTLVMRVMDVLLAFPGILLALGVTAALGASLGNTVIAIAAVNLPVLARVARGQALALRGLDYVKAQEALGFGSMTILWRAVLPNALSPILVQASVLLASSIITESYLSFLGLGVQPPTPSWGNMLRDAIGFLDQAPWLAWFPGLAIFLTVLGFNLLGDGVRDRLDPRD, from the coding sequence ATGAGCGCTGGCCTGCACGACCGCGCCCCCGTGTGGCGCCGCCTGTTGCGTGACCCGCGCGCGGTGGCCGGCATGGTGCTGATCGGGCTCGCGCTGCTGGGTGCCCTCCTGGCGCCGCTGCTGCCGTTGCCGGGGCCGGAAGCGCCGGACTTCCTGGCCACCCTGGCACCCCCCGGCGGCGCCCATCCGCTGGGCACCGACGACCTGGGGCGGGACACGCTGTCGCGCATCCTGGCCGGCGCCCGCGTCTCGCTGCTGGTGGGGCTGGCCAGCGTCGCCGCCGCGCTGGTCATCGGCGGCACGCTGGGGCTCTTGGCGGGGTTCCTGGGCGGCTGGGTGGACACGCTGGTGATGCGCGTCATGGACGTGCTGCTGGCCTTTCCCGGCATCCTCCTGGCGCTCGGCGTCACGGCGGCGCTGGGGGCCTCGCTCGGCAACACGGTGATCGCCATCGCGGCGGTCAACCTGCCGGTGCTGGCGCGCGTGGCGCGCGGGCAGGCGCTGGCGCTGCGGGGGCTCGACTACGTCAAGGCGCAAGAGGCGCTGGGCTTCGGCTCCATGACCATCCTGTGGCGCGCTGTGCTGCCCAACGCGCTGTCGCCCATCCTGGTGCAGGCCTCGGTGCTGCTGGCTTCTTCCATCATCACGGAATCCTACTTGTCCTTTCTCGGCCTCGGCGTGCAGCCGCCGACGCCGAGCTGGGGCAACATGCTGCGCGACGCCATCGGCTTCCTGGACCAGGCGCCGTGGCTCGCATGGTTTCCCGGCCTCGCCATCTTTCTCACCGTGCTGGGCTTCAACCTGCTCGGCGACGGGGTGCGCGACCGGCTGGACCCGCGCGACTGA